A single Mesomycoplasma ovipneumoniae DNA region contains:
- a CDS encoding AAA family ATPase has translation MKLIKIEIEGFKSFAEPVSIKFDGSIVGIIGPNGSGKSNINDAIKWVLGEKSAKQLRGYNMDDVIFAGSKTVAPVEKAMVKLTFSDESREDSAQIFTISRLIKRGQGTNEYFYNDQPVRYKDIRNLAIEAGISKSSLAIISQGTISEIAESTPEQRKLVIEEVAGTSKYKNDKQEAIVKLDQTLMGIEKIEIRVKELESQTKQLEKQAKNAKIYLEKSKQLESVEVGLIVSDIKKYQAELEKIDEQLSRLKFEEPKFVSEIESNERIINDNVQKRTQTDLEITEKSNQINNLKSEINNINLTYAKMTQLQEMILSQQINVNFEQKIAALKQKYDQILVEKDNFLNLIDQNKQIKSEVTQKIVDLSAKKSEIDSKLNSLNSEKIISQTQIFELQKTLESRSFLPKGTKVIVENGHLFSGYCGLVSDLIKIPQKYTDAIETALGSSLKQIVVEKPENAVEAINFLKKNHAGSATFIPLSTLKPRFIPDLYLTHLQTQESFIGIGSNLVNYEKKYQILADFLLGGVIVNDTIDNVNKISKFVDHKFVVVTLDGDIVRTSGIISGGFKQKNDSVHSLELRINDLKNKVNFFDKKIQEFKVESNNLEQIINKESYLLQQIEISLDELENKYNAAKNELDKIRIENEGIEAVSQSDEIDSKINETLKQKIELENSIASLESELKILNREKQEYDSQISKLTVLVQQLNQSQRNVNAELNQNQTSKDKYEFLLSNLKTTLSQKYNLTFESALETHQLEIETQDAHDLVNSLNSEIKALGNINLDAIEDFQTTSNRLEKLKTSQHELEVARSKILEVISDLDKIIIAKTQEIVDLVNSEFNLVFQNMFGGGSAKIYFSDKNDILNSGIEISAQPPGKTIKNIRLFSGGEKAIIAISLLFSIIKARPIPLCILDEVEAALDEANVIRYVEFLKQLKQKTQFLIITHRHGTMSRVDQLLGITMQKRGVSSIFSVELSKAKEILKDELQ, from the coding sequence ATGAAGTTAATTAAAATTGAAATTGAAGGTTTTAAATCCTTTGCCGAACCCGTTAGCATCAAATTTGACGGTTCTATTGTTGGAATAATTGGACCAAATGGTTCTGGAAAATCAAACATAAATGATGCAATTAAATGGGTTTTAGGTGAAAAATCAGCAAAACAACTACGCGGCTACAATATGGACGATGTTATTTTCGCTGGTTCAAAAACAGTCGCTCCTGTTGAAAAAGCGATGGTAAAATTAACATTTAGTGATGAAAGTCGCGAAGATTCTGCCCAAATTTTTACAATTTCACGACTTATTAAAAGAGGTCAGGGAACTAATGAATATTTTTATAATGACCAACCAGTTCGATATAAAGATATTCGTAATTTAGCAATTGAGGCTGGAATTTCAAAGTCATCTCTTGCAATTATTTCTCAAGGTACAATTTCTGAAATCGCCGAGTCAACTCCTGAGCAAAGAAAGCTTGTAATTGAAGAAGTTGCCGGAACTTCCAAGTACAAAAATGACAAACAAGAAGCCATTGTAAAACTTGATCAGACCCTTATGGGCATTGAAAAAATTGAAATTCGCGTAAAAGAGCTTGAAAGTCAAACAAAACAACTTGAAAAACAAGCAAAAAATGCCAAAATATATTTAGAAAAATCAAAACAATTAGAATCAGTTGAAGTTGGATTAATTGTTAGCGATATCAAAAAGTATCAAGCTGAATTAGAAAAAATTGACGAGCAATTATCACGCCTTAAATTTGAAGAACCTAAATTTGTAAGCGAAATTGAATCTAATGAAAGAATAATAAATGACAATGTCCAAAAAAGAACACAAACTGATCTAGAAATTACTGAAAAAAGCAATCAAATAAATAATCTTAAAAGCGAAATTAACAATATAAACTTAACTTATGCTAAAATGACGCAACTTCAGGAGATGATATTATCCCAGCAAATTAACGTTAATTTTGAACAAAAAATAGCCGCTTTAAAGCAAAAGTATGATCAAATTCTAGTTGAGAAAGACAATTTTTTGAACTTAATTGACCAAAACAAACAAATAAAATCAGAAGTTACTCAAAAAATTGTCGATCTAAGTGCTAAAAAATCAGAAATTGACTCAAAATTAAACAGTTTAAATTCAGAAAAAATTATAAGTCAAACACAAATTTTTGAATTGCAAAAAACACTTGAATCTAGGTCATTTTTGCCCAAAGGTACAAAAGTAATTGTTGAAAATGGTCATCTTTTTTCAGGCTATTGTGGTCTTGTTTCTGATTTAATTAAAATCCCACAAAAATATACAGATGCAATTGAAACAGCTCTTGGCTCAAGTTTGAAACAAATTGTTGTTGAAAAACCAGAAAATGCCGTTGAAGCAATTAATTTTTTGAAAAAAAATCACGCTGGAAGCGCTACATTTATTCCACTTTCAACATTAAAACCACGATTTATTCCTGATTTGTATTTAACTCACCTTCAGACTCAAGAGAGTTTTATTGGAATTGGTTCTAATTTGGTAAATTATGAGAAAAAATACCAAATTTTAGCTGATTTTTTGCTTGGTGGCGTTATTGTTAATGATACAATCGACAATGTTAATAAAATTTCGAAATTTGTTGATCATAAATTTGTTGTTGTCACCTTAGATGGCGATATTGTCCGCACAAGTGGAATAATTTCCGGTGGTTTTAAACAAAAAAATGATTCAGTTCATTCTTTGGAATTAAGAATTAATGACCTTAAAAATAAAGTGAATTTTTTTGACAAAAAAATTCAAGAATTCAAGGTAGAATCAAATAATCTTGAACAAATCATTAATAAAGAATCTTACCTTTTGCAGCAAATCGAAATTTCTCTCGATGAATTAGAAAATAAATATAATGCTGCAAAAAATGAGCTTGACAAAATTAGAATTGAAAATGAAGGAATTGAAGCTGTATCGCAAAGTGATGAAATTGATTCAAAAATCAATGAGACTTTAAAACAAAAAATCGAACTTGAAAATTCAATTGCATCCCTTGAATCTGAACTAAAAATTTTAAACCGGGAAAAACAAGAATATGACTCCCAAATTTCAAAATTAACAGTTTTAGTTCAACAACTCAATCAAAGTCAGCGAAATGTTAACGCCGAATTAAATCAAAATCAAACAAGCAAAGATAAATATGAGTTTCTTTTATCAAATCTAAAAACCACCTTGTCACAAAAATATAATCTCACCTTTGAATCAGCCCTTGAAACACACCAATTAGAAATTGAAACTCAAGATGCACACGACCTTGTCAATAGTTTAAATTCGGAAATAAAAGCGTTAGGAAATATAAATCTTGATGCAATTGAAGATTTTCAAACCACATCAAATCGACTAGAAAAATTAAAAACTAGTCAGCACGAACTTGAAGTGGCTAGATCAAAAATTTTAGAAGTAATTTCTGATCTTGATAAAATTATAATCGCAAAAACGCAAGAAATTGTTGACCTTGTAAATTCTGAATTTAACTTAGTTTTTCAAAATATGTTTGGTGGCGGAAGTGCTAAAATTTACTTTAGTGACAAAAATGATATTTTGAATTCTGGAATTGAAATAAGCGCTCAACCGCCAGGCAAAACTATCAAAAACATCCGTCTTTTTTCAGGTGGTGAAAAAGCAATAATCGCAATTTCACTATTATTTTCAATTATAAAAGCCCGTCCAATTCCGCTTTGCATTCTTGACGAAGTTGAGGCTGCCCTTGACGAGGCTAACGTAATTCGTTATGTTGAATTTTTAAAGCAGCTAAAACAAAAAACACAATTTTTAATTATCACACATCGTCATGGAACAATGTCGCGCGTGGATCAACTTTTAGGAATTACAATGCAAAAACGCGGAGTTAGTTCAATTTTTTCTGTTGAACTTTCCAAAGCAAAAGAAATTTTAAAAGACGAACTTCAATAA
- the rpmG gene encoding 50S ribosomal protein L33, translated as MPREGLTLRCIDCKMENYITKKNKKTKPEKIEVKKHCHKCNKHTLHREKK; from the coding sequence ATGCCAAGAGAAGGACTAACATTAAGATGCATTGATTGCAAAATGGAAAATTATATCACTAAAAAAAATAAAAAAACAAAACCTGAAAAAATTGAAGTAAAAAAACATTGCCATAAATGCAACAAACACACTTTACACCGTGAGAAAAAATAA
- a CDS encoding aminopeptidase P family protein yields the protein MNPKYLNKAFEENNLDVIISFSYQTRLWLTKVSATDGLLFIQKSDSYLFVDGRYIEAAQKNAKNCQVLLITKQNLEDFLAQKRYHRIGVEAEYLTVEQLNKIKQWFPNSEIINLSAQLFRIIKTDEEIQNIQKAVNISLEAYSKILPKIQPGLTEKSVDIELNYQMKLLGAEKESFDSIIATGPNSAMPHWRASSAKILDNDLLKIDFGALYNGYCADITRTSYLGKLDSKKEEILEIVKKAAELGRKKVAPGVKASEIDKVCRDYIDQKGYGQYFVHSTGHGVGIDIHELPVVSANSDTILEPGMVITVEPGIYIPGLGGARIEDVVLVTENGFKTLSREEE from the coding sequence ATGAATCCTAAATATTTAAATAAAGCTTTTGAAGAAAATAATTTAGATGTTATAATTTCATTTTCTTACCAAACTCGCCTTTGATTGACAAAAGTTTCAGCTACTGATGGTCTTTTATTTATTCAAAAGAGCGATTCTTATTTGTTTGTTGATGGCCGTTATATTGAAGCAGCCCAAAAAAATGCTAAAAATTGCCAAGTTTTACTAATTACCAAGCAAAATCTTGAAGACTTTTTAGCCCAAAAAAGATATCACCGAATCGGAGTTGAGGCTGAATATTTAACAGTCGAACAACTTAATAAAATTAAGCAGTGATTTCCAAATTCAGAGATTATCAATTTATCAGCTCAACTTTTTCGAATTATTAAAACTGACGAAGAAATTCAAAACATTCAAAAAGCAGTTAATATTTCACTTGAAGCCTATAGCAAAATTTTGCCAAAAATTCAACCAGGACTGACTGAAAAATCAGTTGATATTGAACTAAATTATCAAATGAAATTACTTGGGGCTGAAAAAGAATCTTTTGATTCAATAATTGCAACCGGTCCAAATTCAGCAATGCCTCATTGAAGAGCAAGTTCGGCAAAAATTCTTGACAATGATCTTCTAAAAATTGATTTTGGCGCTCTTTATAATGGTTATTGTGCTGATATTACTAGAACTTCATATCTTGGAAAACTTGATTCAAAAAAAGAGGAAATTCTTGAAATAGTCAAAAAAGCTGCAGAATTAGGGCGTAAAAAAGTTGCCCCAGGTGTTAAGGCATCAGAAATTGACAAAGTCTGCCGTGATTATATCGACCAAAAAGGTTATGGACAATATTTTGTTCACTCAACTGGTCACGGAGTTGGAATTGATATCCACGAATTGCCTGTTGTTAGTGCCAATAGTGATACAATTTTAGAACCAGGAATGGTTATAACTGTTGAACCTGGAATATATATCCCCGGACTTGGTGGTGCGCGAATTGAGGATGTTGTTCTTGTAACTGAAAATGGATTTAAAACACTTTCTCGCGAAGAAGAATAA
- a CDS encoding alpha-ketoacid dehydrogenase subunit beta — protein sequence MANSDKIALNNIGAVTNAIDLMMEKDPRVVLWGEDAGFEGGVFRATEGLQKKYGIDRVWDAPIAEASICGVAVGAAIAGLRPIAEMQFQGFSYPAFQQLFAHAVRYRNRSRGRFTVPMVLRMPMAGGVRALEHHSEAIEALFAHIPGVKVVMPSTPYDTKGLLIAAINDPDPVVFLEPKKIYRAFKQEVPAGIYEVPIGKANVIKEGNDLTLVTYGAQVHESIAAIQALSSTPGLEEVDVELIDLRTIKPVDTETIIESVKKTGRILVVHEAVKSFSVSAEIITRVNEKAFEYLEAAPARLTGYDITVPLAKGENFHTITKEKIIDKIRQIMNS from the coding sequence ATGGCAAATTCAGATAAAATTGCTCTAAATAATATCGGTGCAGTTACAAATGCTATTGATTTAATGATGGAAAAAGATCCTCGCGTTGTTCTTTGAGGAGAAGATGCTGGATTTGAAGGTGGAGTTTTCCGTGCAACTGAAGGATTACAAAAAAAATACGGAATTGATCGTGTTTGAGACGCCCCAATAGCCGAAGCATCTATTTGTGGTGTTGCAGTTGGAGCAGCCATTGCCGGGCTACGTCCAATTGCAGAAATGCAATTCCAAGGTTTCTCATACCCTGCCTTTCAACAACTTTTTGCTCATGCAGTCCGTTATCGTAACCGTTCTCGTGGTCGGTTTACTGTGCCAATGGTTTTAAGAATGCCAATGGCAGGTGGAGTTCGTGCTCTAGAGCACCACTCAGAAGCAATTGAAGCACTTTTTGCGCACATTCCTGGAGTAAAAGTTGTTATGCCTTCAACTCCATATGACACTAAAGGTCTTTTAATTGCCGCAATTAATGACCCAGATCCGGTTGTATTTCTTGAGCCAAAAAAAATATACCGTGCATTTAAACAAGAAGTTCCTGCTGGAATTTACGAAGTTCCAATTGGAAAAGCTAATGTAATTAAAGAAGGAAATGACTTAACACTCGTAACTTACGGTGCTCAAGTTCACGAATCAATCGCCGCTATTCAAGCTCTTAGTTCAACTCCTGGACTTGAAGAAGTTGATGTTGAGCTAATTGACCTAAGAACAATTAAACCAGTTGATACTGAAACTATTATCGAATCAGTTAAGAAAACTGGACGTATTTTAGTTGTTCACGAAGCTGTTAAATCTTTTTCAGTTTCAGCCGAAATTATAACTCGTGTTAACGAAAAAGCATTTGAATATTTAGAAGCAGCTCCTGCTCGTCTTACTGGATATGATATTACTGTTCCGTTAGCAAAAGGCGAAAATTTCCACACAATTACAAAAGAAAAAATAATCGATAAAATTCGTCAAATTATGAACTCTTAA
- the pdhA gene encoding pyruvate dehydrogenase (acetyl-transferring) E1 component subunit alpha gives MEKFRYVKPDQIMDKDHEMIRYLDIDGNLLTSTVFGELDEKKDIRLSADQIKKAYEFMVLSRQQDVYMTQLQRQGRMLTFAPNFGEEALQVASGMALTKEDWFVPAFRSNATMLYLGVPMINQMQYWNGSEKGNVIPQGVNVLPINIPIGTQFSHAAGIAYAAKLTGKKIVSMSFIGNGGTAEGEFYEALNIASIWKWPVVFCVNNNQWAISTPNKYENAASTIAAKAKAAGMPGVRVDGNDLLASYEVIQEAVDYARAGNGPVLVEFVTWRQGVHTSSDNPRIYRTEEEEKEHEKWEPMHRIEKYMFDRGILTEEEKQKIWDDSLAVVKETYEKSLIGLDSTIDEIFDYTYETLPPELEEQKQEAIEFFKGVK, from the coding sequence ATGGAAAAATTTCGTTACGTGAAACCTGACCAAATTATGGACAAAGACCATGAAATGATTAGGTATCTCGATATTGATGGAAATCTCTTAACTTCGACTGTTTTTGGCGAACTTGATGAGAAAAAAGATATTAGATTATCTGCTGATCAAATCAAAAAAGCCTATGAATTTATGGTTTTATCACGTCAACAAGACGTTTATATGACCCAACTTCAACGTCAAGGTCGAATGTTAACTTTTGCCCCTAACTTTGGTGAAGAAGCTCTCCAAGTTGCTTCAGGAATGGCGCTTACAAAAGAAGATTGATTCGTTCCTGCTTTCCGTTCAAATGCAACAATGTTATATCTTGGTGTTCCAATGATAAATCAAATGCAGTACTGAAACGGAAGTGAAAAAGGAAACGTAATTCCTCAAGGTGTTAATGTTTTACCAATTAACATTCCAATCGGAACTCAATTTTCACATGCTGCTGGAATCGCTTATGCTGCTAAATTAACCGGTAAAAAAATTGTTTCAATGAGTTTTATTGGTAATGGTGGAACTGCTGAAGGTGAATTTTACGAAGCTCTAAATATTGCAAGTATTTGAAAATGACCTGTTGTATTTTGCGTAAATAATAACCAATGAGCAATTTCAACACCTAATAAATACGAAAATGCCGCTTCCACAATTGCTGCAAAAGCAAAAGCTGCCGGAATGCCTGGGGTTCGTGTTGACGGAAATGACCTTTTAGCTTCCTACGAAGTAATTCAAGAAGCAGTGGATTATGCTCGTGCCGGAAATGGTCCTGTTCTTGTTGAATTTGTTACTTGACGTCAAGGTGTTCACACTTCTTCCGATAACCCAAGAATTTATCGCACTGAAGAAGAAGAAAAAGAACACGAAAAATGAGAGCCAATGCACCGTATTGAAAAATACATGTTTGATCGTGGCATTTTAACTGAAGAAGAAAAACAAAAAATTTGAGATGATTCTTTAGCTGTTGTTAAAGAAACTTACGAAAAATCTCTAATTGGTTTAGATTCAACAATCGATGAAATTTTCGATTACACATACGAGACCTTACCTCCAGAACTTGAAGAACAAAAACAAGAAGCAATCGAATTTTTTAAAGGAGTTAAATAA
- a CDS encoding adenine phosphoribosyltransferase, translating to MKINLENFIRTVDNFPKKGISFKDISPLLANGKALNYAIVEMASLAKDVDIIVGPDARGFLFGTPTAAFLSKPFIMVRKAGKLPGDVEEFAYDLEYGSAILEVQTGMIKPGQKVAIIDDVLATGGTVNAITKMIENAGAIVSKIIFLIELEQLEGRKKLENYEVTSLIKIK from the coding sequence ATGAAAATTAACTTAGAAAATTTTATTCGCACAGTTGATAATTTCCCAAAAAAAGGGATTAGCTTTAAAGATATTTCGCCATTACTTGCCAATGGTAAAGCTTTAAATTATGCAATTGTTGAAATGGCATCGCTTGCTAAGGATGTTGATATTATTGTTGGGCCAGATGCTCGAGGTTTTTTATTCGGAACACCAACAGCCGCTTTTCTTTCAAAACCATTCATAATGGTTAGAAAAGCAGGGAAATTGCCAGGTGATGTCGAAGAATTTGCCTATGATTTAGAATATGGATCTGCAATTTTAGAAGTTCAAACCGGAATGATCAAACCAGGCCAAAAAGTGGCTATTATTGATGATGTGCTCGCAACTGGAGGAACTGTAAATGCCATCACAAAAATGATCGAAAATGCCGGAGCTATTGTTTCAAAAATTATCTTTTTAATTGAGCTCGAACAATTAGAAGGTCGAAAAAAATTAGAAAATTATGAGGTTACTTCACTCATTAAAATAAAGTAA
- a CDS encoding amino acid permease, whose protein sequence is MATGTLGKNKSQKITFFGALLIVLGASIGAGIFFKSKAVIENSGYNLGLAIGSWVFACFAIVAMAIALIEISSATKKSNLSVIIWNKLFNSESFFQISKNFIIYLYLPFTYFVLPVYFMQILQDAIAAFGLESSSDWNMKFDWVIVLVVSIAIVIYFFIISLNTKVAEFHNKIILIAKFIPIFVTVIVGFILYFQGGSNKLLSQPEFASVEKIKTEGVSISSSLPGVGVLISMAGIFFSYEGFFTAAGLQSEMKEPKKTPIAILLGIGITTIIYLFIAIATSIVGDGSISSFINIAKNELKWHPLTIKLILGTTFLLIGISLLGIINVFTLWGPRALEELIHKNEFFLLKRWKKYVNLNKPVVSTYFLIIFSVLALIIFTLIGVFGFDDQEYGTYGQKLNNLYSFADITGNWSALISFLLIAAAIYGCIKNRKTKKIAVEKQKYFLFFGYISVICISLILLFAVVVPIVDLFTILIYQLEIENFNLILKTRVTKVIVLISFIIVPVFPVFWTYLAKKIKKTVKKSKL, encoded by the coding sequence ATGGCAACAGGAACGCTTGGAAAGAACAAGTCTCAGAAAATCACCTTTTTTGGCGCTCTTTTAATCGTCCTTGGCGCAAGTATAGGTGCGGGAATCTTTTTTAAATCCAAGGCTGTTATTGAAAATTCAGGTTATAATCTTGGACTTGCAATTGGAAGTTGAGTTTTTGCTTGTTTTGCAATTGTCGCCATGGCAATTGCATTAATTGAAATTTCATCTGCAACAAAAAAATCAAATTTATCTGTCATTATTTGAAATAAACTCTTTAATTCTGAGAGTTTTTTTCAAATTTCGAAAAATTTCATAATTTATTTATATTTACCCTTTACTTATTTTGTTCTGCCTGTTTATTTTATGCAAATTTTGCAAGATGCAATTGCAGCTTTTGGCCTTGAATCATCTAGTGATTGAAATATGAAATTTGACTGAGTTATTGTTTTGGTTGTTTCAATTGCTATTGTTATTTACTTTTTTATAATTAGTCTAAACACAAAAGTTGCTGAATTTCACAATAAAATTATTTTAATTGCAAAATTTATCCCTATTTTTGTGACAGTTATTGTCGGATTTATTTTATATTTTCAAGGTGGTTCAAACAAACTTCTTTCTCAACCTGAATTTGCAAGTGTTGAAAAAATAAAAACTGAAGGAGTTTCAATTTCCTCGAGTTTGCCTGGCGTTGGTGTTTTAATTTCAATGGCTGGAATATTTTTTTCATATGAAGGATTTTTTACTGCCGCTGGTTTGCAATCGGAAATGAAAGAGCCTAAAAAAACGCCAATTGCTATTCTTTTAGGAATTGGAATCACGACAATAATATATCTTTTTATTGCAATTGCAACTTCAATTGTTGGCGATGGTTCAATTTCGTCATTTATTAATATTGCAAAAAATGAATTAAAATGGCATCCACTTACAATTAAATTAATTTTAGGGACAACTTTTTTACTAATTGGAATTAGTCTTCTTGGAATTATCAATGTTTTTACATTGTGGGGTCCGCGGGCACTTGAGGAATTAATTCACAAAAACGAGTTTTTTTTGCTCAAAAGGTGAAAAAAATATGTAAATTTAAATAAACCTGTTGTTTCAACTTATTTTTTAATTATTTTTTCAGTCTTGGCTCTAATTATTTTTACACTTATTGGTGTTTTTGGCTTTGATGATCAAGAATATGGAACTTATGGTCAAAAATTAAATAATTTATATTCATTTGCAGATATTACTGGCAATTGATCGGCTTTGATTAGTTTTTTACTGATTGCTGCTGCTATTTATGGATGTATTAAAAATCGAAAAACAAAAAAAATTGCTGTTGAAAAACAAAAATACTTCCTGTTTTTTGGTTATATTTCTGTAATTTGCATTTCATTAATTTTATTATTTGCAGTTGTTGTGCCAATTGTCGATCTTTTTACAATTTTGATTTATCAACTCGAAATTGAAAATTTTAACTTAATTCTAAAAACTAGAGTTACAAAAGTTATTGTTCTTATTTCATTTATAATTGTTCCTGTTTTTCCGGTATTTTGAACCTATTTAGCAAAAAAAATAAAAAAAACTGTTAAAAAAAGCAAATTATAA